A single region of the Nicotiana sylvestris chromosome 6, ASM39365v2, whole genome shotgun sequence genome encodes:
- the LOC104229218 gene encoding uncharacterized GPI-anchored protein At4g28100-like, with product MSLNCFFFFLTILCMANLTVLPAFPVLPEPDPTELDPQILSPSPSPPSTIPAFPEQSNIDSCPLDIPEELYKGIRSACRSNDHSGQINPTRCCPVLAAWLYTAYSRTALHKAIAKFPQYSTSVNMPVLPDDSETCVNSFGKALENRGIELVKPNETCDMVYCYCGIRLHPLSCPEAFFVNSRRELVGGERVNRLETECLSSNGYSGIAGCSKCLNSLHLLSDSRSENTNIRKDRISKMHSRDCQMMGLTWLLNKNTSGYIHTVSAVLRALMMSKDGSDPQSCTLSSDGLPLAVDSSEINDQSSATSFLASVYWYLIAFVLSCINFIAFFS from the exons ATGTCCCTCaactgtttcttcttcttcttgacaaTTCTTTGCATGGCCAATCTAACTGTATTACCTGCCTTTCCGGTTTTACCCGAACCCGACCCAACTGAGTTGGATCCTCAAATACTCTCACCATCCCCTTCACCACCATCAACAATTCCAGCTTTCCCGGAGCAGTCCAACATTGATAGTTGTCCTCTGGACATACCAGAAGAGCTGTACAAAGGGATAAGATCAGCTTGCAGGTCGAATGATCATTCGGGTCAAATAAATCCGACCCGTTGTTGCCCCGTTCTCGCTGCATGGCTTTATACGGCCTACTCAAGAACCGCACTTCACAAAGCCATAGCAAAATTTCCACAGTACTCAACGTCTGTTAACATGCCTGTACTCCCTGATGATTCAGAGACATGTGTAAACTCTTTTGGAAAGGCTTTGGAAAATAGAGGTATTGAATTGGTGAAGCCAAATGAGACTTGTGATATGGTTTATTGTTACTGTGGCATTAGGCTGCATCCACTTAGCTGCCCAGAAGCTTTTTTTGTGAATTCGCGTAGAGAATTGGTTGGCGGTGAGAGGGTAAATAGATTGGAGACAGAGTGTTTGAGCAGTAATGGATATTCTGGTATTGCTGGTTGCTCCAAGTGCTTGAATAGTCTTCATTTG CTTAGTGACAGCAGATCGGAGAATACAAATATAAGAAAGGATAGGATTAGCAAAATGCACAGCAGGGATTGCCAAATGATGGGTCTAACTTGGCTTCTCAACAAAAATACATCTGGTTATATTCATACAGTTTCTGCTGTTTTAAGGGCTCTAATGATGAGCAAAGATGGTTCTGATCCTCAATCATGCACGCTTAGCAGTGACGGCTTGCCACTTGCAGTCGACTCATCAGAGATCAACGATCAATCTTCTGCAACTTCTTTTCTGGCATCGGTTTACTGGTATCTCATAGCATTCGTTTTGTCATGCATAAACTTCATAGCATTCTTTTCATAA